In one Lolium rigidum isolate FL_2022 chromosome 3, APGP_CSIRO_Lrig_0.1, whole genome shotgun sequence genomic region, the following are encoded:
- the LOC124697871 gene encoding uncharacterized protein LOC124697871 — protein MATKGQFGRERNLKTTSSREGRQRGNFQPAQFVPVPKANLSAASGNIDGKFEDRIRVVKNDKIRRQGEPRNVEGDATLKSSKPWPARKTATVDELVKHMSKVPSYLQRKETADHLQDKALNVGVLEWGLLARWSHEQKHELSSSHGASPSDTSRSALFSSPSNSSASPSSKSLDSNQSPPLNDHQHCSMRSHQGSPVDKHHEKVNSPSPNSAVLSLLPGHGKYPCAETSGDYRGLSLSKLCLPPDSMTAASGSCTPHEMVDDEDTARKIEDVVHHCSRRLFADDDNIGRNFFTSHDNDSTHVMETERNGSRSPVGFFEDIGQSPEFPQIPHSCPLPIMDSAEEPATSSTTARVDFVSAAVTRGENCNRHKSATSVAKKSPQISSKFSDMDVLPDRHFVTGLNRVSRCSSLKEAPSPRRPDTSVDKIDEDKRSSSKGRRSPLRRMLDPLLKSRQTSTSVPVQPSFVPKCHLPSNTNKQSLILEGSGSQNVHRRSVDAVVSSNNHAEANINQPPRVLLNCERYLQQERDSRTTRQALLQLAWKNGLPLFMLSFGDSDILAATVRRKSISDKEDLESAYTLFTVEEPKKKSGAWITTANKNKKHQLVSSIVGELKISRRKSRCSHTKDFHVHREFVLVGSELLPTPVESGDSHISREIGAFISTVPQISETRHRSSSAPIGCSCPPLGNFHANMTSTNSAPASVIAILPNGFHGAPTSGQPLPLMERWRSGGSCDCGGWDEGCMLSVLTDNTQEYKGSMPIQENQTQDGSHRFDLLTQGRSWEDRHAFSMVSFKEGLYAVEFSSSIALLQAFAMCIVMLHGRCHVRPQADMPAAQEHTLLADQKLKAMAASQGRARPSYVPHQPPLSPVGRA, from the exons ATGGCAACAAAAGGGCAGTTTGGTAGAGAAAGGAACTTGAAGACCACATCAAGTCGCGAAGGACGGCAAAGGGGAAATTTTCAACCAGCACAATTTGTGCCAGTGCCAAAGGCGAATCTCTCAGCAGCCAGTGGAAATATTGACGGAAAATTTGAAGATAGAATCAGAGTTGTGAAGAATGATAAGATCCGAAGGCAGGGAGAACCTCGGAATGTAGAAGGGGATGCAACCTTGAAGAGCTCTAAACCATGGCCTGCACGAAAGACTGCTACTGTTGATGAACTTGTCAAGCATATGTCCAAAGTTCCTTCATATTTACAGCGTAAAGAGACGGCTGACCATCTTCAGGACAAGGCACTGAATGTTGGGGTTCTTGAGTGGGGCCTTCTTGCAAGGTGGTCTCATGAACAAAAGCATGAGCTCTCTAGCAGCCATGGGGCCTCTCCATCTGATACCAGTAGATCTGCTCTCTTCTCTTCTCCATCTAATTCTTCTGCAAGCCCAAGCAGTAAATCTCTTGATAGCAATCAATCTCCTCCACTGAATGACCATCAGCATTGTTCTATGAGGTCTCATCAAGGTAGTCCTGTGGACAAACACCATGAGAAGGTCAATTCACCTAGCCCGAATTCGGCAGTGCTGAGCTTGTTGCCAGGACATGGAAAGTATCCGTGTGCAGAGACCAGTGGTGACTATAGAGGCTTAAGTCTCAGCAAATTGTGTCTACCCCCAGACTCTATGACCGCAGCCTCTGGGAGTTGCACGCCACATGAAATGGTTGATGATGAAGATACTGCAAGGAAGATAGAGGATGTTGTTCATCACTGTTCGCGCCGGCTTTTTGCAGATGATGACAACATTGGGCGAAATTTCTTCACATCCCATGACAATGATTCCACCCATGTGATGGAAACAGAAAGAAATGGCAGTAGGTCACCTGTTGGTTTCTTTGAGGATATTGGCCAGTCACCTGAATTTCCTCAAATTCCACACTCCTGTCCACTCCCCATCATGGATTCAGCTGAAGAGCCTGCCACCAGTAGCACCACTGCTAGAGTTGATTTTGTCAGTGCAGCTGTAACAAGAGGTGAAAACTGTAACCGACACAAATCTGCCACTAGTGTCGCTAAGAAATCACCTCAAATTAGCTCAAAGTTCAGTGATATGGATGTGTTGCCTGATCGTCATTTTGTTACTGGCCTGAATAGAGTGAGCCGATGCTCTAGCCTGAAGGAAGCACCATCTCCTCGACGGCCTGACACTTCCGTGGATAAGATTGACGAGGACAAACGATCAAGCAGCAAAGGTAGGCGCAGTCCGTTGAGGAGAATGTTAGATCCATTATTAAAGTCTAGGCAAACATCCACTTCTGTGCCCGTTCAACCTTCATTTGTTCCGAAGTGTCATCTGCCAAGCAATACCAATAAGCAGTCTCTTATCTTGGAAGGATCTGGGTCACAAAATGTGCATCGCAGGTCAGTTGATGCAGTAGTCAGTTCAAATAACCATGCTGAAGCAAACATAAACCAGCCTCCTCGTGTGTTATTGAACTGCGAGAGGTACCTCCAACAAGAAAGGGATTCAAGAACAACAAGGCAAGCGCTTCTGCAGCTAGCATGGAAAAATGGCCTACCTCTGTTCATGCTTTCTTTCGGTGATTCTGATATCCTGGCGGCCACTGTGAGAAGGAAAAGCATCTCTGATAAGGAGGATCTAGAAAGTGCATATActttattcactgttgaagaacCCAAGAAAAAAAGTGGAGCTTGGATCACAACGGCTAATAAGAACAAGAAACATCAACTGGTATCCAGCATTGTTGGGGAATTGAAGATCTCACGCCGAAAATCAAGATGCTCCCACACAAAAGATTTTCATGTTCACAGGGAATTTGTGCTGGTTGGTTCTGAATTGCTACCGACACCTGTGGAATCAGGTGATTCACACATTAGCAGAGAGATTGGGGCTTTTATCAGCACTGTGCCTCAGATATCAGAAACTCGTCATCGAAGTAGTTCAGCACCAATTGGCTGCTCTTGCCCTCCTCTGGGAAACTTCCACGCTAACATGACAAGTACTAATTCTGCCCCAGCCAGTGTTATTGCCATACTACCTAATGGCTTTCACGGCGCACCAACTTCAGGGCAACCTTTACCGCTGATGGAGAGGTGGAGATCAGGAGGCTCATGCGACTGTGGTGGGTGGGATGAAGGTTGCATGCTGAGTGTCCTCACTGACAACACCCAAGAATACAAAGGTTCTATGCCTATTCAGGAGAACCAGACACAGGATGGCAGTCATCGGTTTGACTTGCTTACTCAG GGTCGCTCGTGGGAAGATCGACATGCCTTCAGCATGGTTTCATTTAAAGAAGGGTTGTACGCAGTCGAATTCAGTTCATCCATTGCTTTACTTCAGGCTTTTGCGATGTGTATAGTGATGCTTCACGGCAGGTGCCATGTGAGGCCGCAGGCCGATATGCCTGCGGCGCAAGAACATACATTGCTTGCAGATCAAAAGCTCAAGGCTATGGCAGCCAGCCAAGGTAGAGCTCGGCCCAGTTATGTGCCACACCAGCCCCCTTTATCTCCTGTAGGGCGAGCCTAA